The following are encoded in a window of Corythoichthys intestinalis isolate RoL2023-P3 chromosome 8, ASM3026506v1, whole genome shotgun sequence genomic DNA:
- the dand5 gene encoding DAN domain family member 5, translating to MLQLVIVVLFSALAASFPFPRNTLEHIRKVSKSEFESSGSGPGENARGLVRVVQLDPRALAQSGLFMRRGLARNSRPSFPSFLSQGRPGFAPKAPASPLHRLQAERPADMEHKKSQGLHMWQRAINKGNKVAVSLPTNLKDAKQTCTVIPFIQRVTADGCSTVTVHNKLCFGQCSSLFVPYEADSAGGRFHQRASCSRCGPSKTHAVAVPLQCGTEIRHRQIIRSTSDLCLR from the exons atGTTGCAACTCGTCATTGTGGTCTTATTCTCGGCTTTGGCTGCCTCCTTTCCGTTCCCTCGCAACACTTTGGAGCACATTCGCAAAGTTTCTAAATCTGAATTCGAGTCCTCTGGTAGTGGACCAGGCGAAAATGCCCGCGGCCTAGTGAGAGTGGTGCAACTGGACCCGCGTGCTCTGGCCCAATCTGGTTTATTTATGAGAAGAGGTCTGGCCCGCAACTCCAGACCGTCCTTTCCATCCTTCCTGTCCCAGGGGCGACCTGGCTTTGCCCCCAAGGCCCCAGCGAGCCCGTTACACCGCTTGCAGGCTGAAAGACCGGCTGACATGGAGCACAAAAAGAGTCAAGGCCTGCACATGTGGCAGAGAGCCATCAATAAGGGAAATAAGGTGGCTGTGTCTTTGCCCACCAACCTGAAGGACGCCAAACAGACGTGCACTGTTATTCCTTTCATTCAG CGCGTGACAGCAGACGGGTGCAGCACAGTGACTGTACACAACAAGCTGTGTTTTGGCCAATGCAGCTCCCTTTTCGTCCCCTATGAGGCGGACTCGGCCGGGGGGCGGTTCCATCAGCGCGCCTCCTGCTCCCGTTGTGGCCCCTCCAAGACCCACGCAGTCGCCGTGCCCTTGCAGTGTGGCACTGAGATCCGCCACCGACAGATCAT ACGGTCCACATCGGATTTATGTCTACGTTAA